The Bdellovibrio sp. ZAP7 DNA segment TGTAAGCAAGTTTACCGATCGCAGACCAGATAGAGTCTTTCGCGCCAGTAGCGTCTCTTTTAAAGTCAGAAGCTGTGTAATCAACTTCCAAGTTCCAAGCTGCACCCATTGTCCAGTTGAAGCCAGCTGAGTACAAGTTGTACATGTCTTTAGTAGGTGTGCCTGTACCGTAGTGGTAAGACGCCATTACTTTGAAGTTTTTATCCATGAAAGCGCCTTTATAGATAAGGCCTTCCATCATTGCATTTGAAGTTGCAGCTGGAGGAGGTGCAGTTGGTGTTGTAGAACCATCTGGCGTTTTGAAAGCTACCAACGATAGAGATTGGTCTGGAGTTATGTTCCAAGCCAATTTAGCACCCAACACGTATAATAGGCTGGATGTATTCAACCAAAGACCTTGCAAATTTCCGTTTGGACCAGTCTTTGTGTAGGCTTGAGAGGTAAGGTACAAGTCTGCACCAGAAGTTTGAGACTCTAGAGTACCGTACTCAGATCCCAATTTACCGATTTGCAAAGACATGTCGCCCATTTTGTGTGTCAAGTAAGCGAACTCAAGAGCGGTTTGAGAGTTGTCACCCGCACCTGCAGTTTGTGTTGCATTTTTATTGTATGCAGCACGTAGACGCATAGAAAGTTCTTCGTTAACTTTTCCTTGGTAATCCAAGCGAATAGTTTTGAAGTAAAATTTGTTGGAATCCTGAAGCGCAGAGTCCGTGTACGTCGACGTATCGTAGTCTGCGCGAGCATCAAAATTCAAAGTACCAGCTTGTGCAGCAGATACAGCTGTTGTCGTAGCCAAAGCGGCGATGAAAAACTTTTTCATTAAATGTCCTTCTATAAAAAGTTTTGGTTAATGTTCGTTATGTCCGTTAACGATGCCATTATGCTATAGTCAATTCTTTGGGCCAACAACGGAATATCCATTTATGTCGCTTGTCGGTGCTTTGCGTGTAAAAGACTTATCGTGCTTGGGAAATGACAGAGTGAAGTAAGGTTGTTGTTTCTAAGACACTAACAAAAAACTAACCAAGTAATGATGAAAAAGAAAACGGGGATTTTGAAATCCCCGTTTATGCTTATTGGTTTTCTTTTTGTAATCCGGTGAAGCCGTTCTTCACCGTGTAGACATTGTTGAAGCCTTTTTCCTCCAGGGCTTGTACCACCGGGGAGTAAGTGTTTCCGTTTTGGTCGATGATAACGATGGGGTAGTGAGCAGGAAGCTTTTTGCTTTCAACCTGACTTACTATTTCATCTGTTGATCCCATGATCTGGCAGTTGTCGATATGTAGAGCTTCCACTTGTCCGTACAAAGACTTTAAATCCACTCCCAAGTTTACCAAAATCATGGGAATGCGGCCCCTGATCAAATTGTTGAATTGGAAATATCCAAGTTGAGAAATATCCATGTTTTAACCTACACGCGCATGATCAGGGATCAGCTTGAAGTTGATGATAACGATAGCTAAAGCTGCAAATGCCAAGGTTCCAGAAACCCAGAAAGGCGCAGTCATCGCAACACTGCCGTAAAGGGCTCCACCGATTGCTGGTCCAAGGATGCGCCCCAAGGATGCCATGCTTTGAGTAACTCCCATTGCAGCACCTTGCTCTTTAGGATCTGTCAGCAAGCTGATACTGCCAAGCACGGAAGGATTTGATAAGCCATTACCCAAAGAAAGCAAAGTCATCGCGATCGCCATTCCGAAAAGAGTATCAGAGATAGCAATTGTAGTTAGTCCCACAGCAAAGCAAACCAAGCCCACGCGCAATACTTGGCGTTCGCCAAACTTGGGCAGCATACGGCGTACTAAAAAACCTTGCGTGAAAATAATAATCAAACCGATGTAAGCAAAACCAAAGCTGACTTGTTTGATCGTCCATTGGAACTTATCACCCATGAACAGAATCAACGTGGCTTCCATTCCCGACATTGCCAGAGAGGAAAGCAAGAAAACCGACATCAAGGCGCCCACTGTTTTGGTGTTCAAATATTGCCACATAACAGAGAAACGTTTTTTCTTAGCTGCTGATTCACTTTTCTCTGATAAAGATTCTTTCAGGAATTTGATGCCGAAAAGAAAGTTTGCAAAGCACAAAGCAGCGACCCAGCAAAATGAGAAAGAAGTATCAAAGTGCGGAGCTTCATTGATGTGATGACCCCAGACTGCAAGGAGACCACCCAGTGCCGGGCCCACCACGAAACCCAAGCCGAAAGCGGCGCCAATTAAGGCCATGCCTTTGGAACGTTCGTGTTTGGGAGTGATATCGGAAATGTAAGCTGAAGCCGTGGATAGACTTGCGCCAAAGAATCCAGCAAGGAGGCGCGCAACAAACAACCACTCAAGACTGCGGGCCCAAGCGAACAAGATATAAGAAAGTCCCTCGCCCAAAAGGCAGAACAATAAAATCGGGCGGCGCCCCATGCGATCACTCAGGCGGCCCCAAAACGGAGAAAACAGAAACTGCATCAAAGAATATACTGAGAGAAGCAAACCAGTTTGCAGAGCCGTGGCTCCAAAATTTTTGCTCAGGAGTGGGATGATTGGAATGACTACACCAAAGCCCACAAGATAAAGGAAAACAGTAAAAAATATGATAGCGAGCTGTGATTTATTTGATGTCGTGGTCATGGGGTTGTTATTATTAGGAACTTATGAAAATGGCAAATAATCTTCAGTGTTTGAGCGCGTTCCTATTGAGTTTATTGGTGGCAAGTTCCACCGCGATGGCCTTTGATAATTACAAAGAGTTTCGCCGGGATCGCTGGGATTTCGAATTGGGCACCAATTTCTTTTATTCTGAAGCCAATTATGAAAACTTTGGAGATGGATCAAACAACCTAACCAGTGGAAACCATTACCAACTTTTGGATATGGATTTTAGCACGCGCTACATGCCGGCTAAGAATTGGTCCGTTTTCGCTTCAGGAACCATGAGTTCGGCCGAAAGTAAGAACTCCGTCGCAACGCGCACCAACACGAGCTTTACGGATTTCATCGGGGGCCTAGATTTCATCGCCTATGATGGTTGGTTACAGCTGGTGCCTGAGTTTGGGTTGTTGATTCCCTTTCAAGAGGTCAATGGAACTGGCGATGACGCTTTAAATTCCGAAGGCGTCTTTGAATTCTGGGGTCGCTTAACGGCGCAAAAAGATTTCGGCACAGTTCGCATGTATGGCTGGTTAGGATATGACTATCGTGGTGATGGCAGATCTTCGTTGTTTCCGTGGGGAGCTGGTTTGCAATTAAAAGCCAATGCGTTTCGCTTCGGTGGGGAGTTGATCGGCAGTCAGTCTTTATCCAACGACAAAGACACGAACACAAAATATATCCGCAATGCTTATCTGCAAAATGTGAATGCGGGATCTTATAAGTTTTATTCTGTGAATCCGTCTGTGATCGACACTCTTTTTTATGCCACGTGGGTGATTGATTCCAAGTGGAGTTTGCAAGCGAATGGTGGTGCAACGGTAGCTGGGGAAAATGCAGCTGCAGGTTACCACGTTGGCGGCTTTATTCGCTATAGCTTCGATATGGCTGCAGGTTATGCTGAAGAAACATATACTCCGACTTACACTCCGACACCAAGCTCTGCGCCTGTTCCGACGGGACGTTCCGGTATGTATGATCGTTCTGATACTCAA contains these protein-coding regions:
- a CDS encoding porin; amino-acid sequence: MKKFFIAALATTTAVSAAQAGTLNFDARADYDTSTYTDSALQDSNKFYFKTIRLDYQGKVNEELSMRLRAAYNKNATQTAGAGDNSQTALEFAYLTHKMGDMSLQIGKLGSEYGTLESQTSGADLYLTSQAYTKTGPNGNLQGLWLNTSSLLYVLGAKLAWNITPDQSLSLVAFKTPDGSTTPTAPPPAATSNAMMEGLIYKGAFMDKNFKVMASYHYGTGTPTKDMYNLYSAGFNWTMGAAWNLEVDYTASDFKRDATGAKDSIWSAIGKLAYTGWEQWTPRLELISSSEKVETSATAANNGTNEFMGYGAVLEFKPMADTNFRYHVAYSNTTQKFSDRTAPATNLADAKVDQITIGARMNADFLK
- a CDS encoding rhodanese-like domain-containing protein yields the protein MDISQLGYFQFNNLIRGRIPMILVNLGVDLKSLYGQVEALHIDNCQIMGSTDEIVSQVESKKLPAHYPIVIIDQNGNTYSPVVQALEEKGFNNVYTVKNGFTGLQKENQ
- a CDS encoding MFS transporter; this translates as MTTTSNKSQLAIIFFTVFLYLVGFGVVIPIIPLLSKNFGATALQTGLLLSVYSLMQFLFSPFWGRLSDRMGRRPILLFCLLGEGLSYILFAWARSLEWLFVARLLAGFFGASLSTASAYISDITPKHERSKGMALIGAAFGLGFVVGPALGGLLAVWGHHINEAPHFDTSFSFCWVAALCFANFLFGIKFLKESLSEKSESAAKKKRFSVMWQYLNTKTVGALMSVFLLSSLAMSGMEATLILFMGDKFQWTIKQVSFGFAYIGLIIIFTQGFLVRRMLPKFGERQVLRVGLVCFAVGLTTIAISDTLFGMAIAMTLLSLGNGLSNPSVLGSISLLTDPKEQGAAMGVTQSMASLGRILGPAIGGALYGSVAMTAPFWVSGTLAFAALAIVIINFKLIPDHARVG